aaataaatgcaatgtaaattttaatgtaatagaagttgtatattattatttgaagtagttgcacaagttgtATATGTGCTGATTGTGTTTGTAATACAGAAGACATTATGAgtacaattttgtaaattatatacatttattaaggacgagctgtgtgcttaatagaaaaaaatagcgtaAATTGTGTAATACTGCATTGGAGgaaattgttttcttctctgttcatttaacatttactgcttgataataatgtatttttgtaaaccatttgccaccaaggtagacacctctcttgcatttaaagtgattttgatttgattgttcctttccattatatatttttaaatgggagatgcgaggaaagcaacgggaaactacctcactcctcatttccctagtatgcctcttcagtgatgcctaggccatctgtgagagctgatggcagagctgttgaggatcccaccagcggaagcgctgacggactgatatacgtacatacatacatacatacaaatgggAGATAAATAAGTATACTTTTCTTGTGCCATTAAGAATTATTttttcagctgtttcttgtttaggcctacatatttttattcctttacttctttattctacttttcttatttcttacttatagacttctgaagatactaaggaggaaatattcatagaggaacatactgatgatcagctgttgtcGTACATCAAAGAAGGAagaaagtacgtacactacaaatcctacACAATATGGgatatattgtacctattcacagttgtgttcagtagtggttggtttatctccaaaacttgccattttgatcagtttaatcctttctttacaaggttacatttaaacacaaaTATCTTAAAATGTTATaagttaaaattatctaaaatattcaggaactttaagatcatattaAATGTTCCATCATgcagttttattcaatatatatctacaaaacgAATCTCTGTTAAAGGTAGACagtttgaagtgtatttgtttacaataccttgaAGCAGCTATGGAAAATTTGTTCTTTCTTTCGCTGTCtgtgcatcatttgttcatcacattcttatcatctgaaatgccatctgaaattcttgcctccagatattctgagtaagttttttatacgttcataccaacagtgacacacagaaaaagtgatgtttgtagattataaattaaatctacaaattcaaaaatTCTTAagctttatgtacattgtaaacaataaaattattcctaactaacataattagtttcattaatcaatataatgatggctgagttcaataatgtgataactcagagaatgtcatttttaaattatttggttagattccttttttgtTATCATTTCTGTTCGCTAGTGTGTGAAGTCAGAtgcctccatttgtggacgccaaagcagataaggtgttgtagaaatgaaaccttcagatcagtagtgctacatcttcgatatcatagttttcaaataaaacttctgCATTGTTG
This DNA window, taken from Anabrus simplex isolate iqAnaSimp1 chromosome X, ASM4041472v1, whole genome shotgun sequence, encodes the following:
- the LOC137503195 gene encoding uncharacterized protein; translation: MDLEAKIKEEPGWIEGETTASLENFENVSEVIALKEEVKSELTEPESLQENSLEENFEHLSEVIALKGEVKSELTEPGSMQENSFETSEDTKEEIFIEEHTDDQLLSYIKEGRKYVHYKSYTIWDILYLFTVVFSSGWFISKTCHFDQFNPFFTRLHLNTNILKCYKLKLSKIFRNFKIILNVPSCSFIQYISTKRISVKGRQFEVYLFTIP